In a single window of the Bradyrhizobium erythrophlei genome:
- a CDS encoding Bug family tripartite tricarboxylate transporter substrate binding protein — translation MISKRAFLHSAGRAGLAWLGAGWTASAHADRAYPSHQVRWIVPYAAGGATDVLSRLICQHLSDRLGQPFVVENKPGAGSNIGTQAVINSPPDGYTLLLTSTANAINASFDPALPYDFATGIMPVAGVARIPLVLVVNNDLPVHSVAEFIAYAKANPGRLSIASSGIGTSLHLSGELFKAMAGVQFTHVPYRGSAPGLTDVMSGQIQGMFDNVTSSFELVRTGKLRALGVTTRDRSDTLPDVPPIGDTLPGYETSSFYGVGGPHDTPREIVDLLNREINAAFADPAIKARLGELGAIPITGNARQFAAMLAAETERWRKVVEMSGQKKE, via the coding sequence ATGATCAGCAAAAGAGCATTCCTGCATTCGGCGGGGCGCGCCGGACTGGCATGGCTCGGTGCCGGATGGACGGCATCGGCCCATGCTGATCGGGCTTACCCGTCCCATCAGGTGCGCTGGATCGTCCCCTACGCGGCTGGCGGCGCGACCGACGTGCTGTCGCGGCTGATCTGCCAGCACCTGTCGGACCGGCTGGGCCAGCCCTTCGTTGTTGAAAACAAGCCGGGCGCCGGCAGCAACATCGGCACCCAGGCCGTCATCAACTCGCCTCCGGACGGATATACCCTGCTGCTGACCAGCACGGCCAACGCCATCAACGCGTCGTTCGACCCCGCACTTCCCTATGACTTCGCAACGGGCATCATGCCGGTCGCCGGCGTGGCCCGCATCCCGCTGGTGCTGGTGGTCAACAACGACCTTCCGGTCCACAGCGTCGCGGAGTTCATCGCCTACGCCAAGGCCAATCCGGGCAGACTGAGCATCGCCTCCTCCGGAATCGGGACCTCGCTGCATCTGTCCGGCGAACTGTTCAAGGCGATGGCCGGGGTTCAATTCACCCACGTACCCTATCGCGGATCGGCTCCGGGCCTGACCGACGTCATGTCCGGCCAGATCCAGGGCATGTTCGACAACGTCACCTCGTCGTTCGAACTGGTGCGAACGGGAAAGCTGCGCGCGCTCGGCGTGACCACGCGGGATCGCTCGGACACGTTGCCCGATGTGCCGCCGATCGGCGATACGCTGCCCGGTTATGAAACCAGTTCGTTCTACGGCGTCGGCGGTCCGCACGACACGCCGCGGGAAATCGTCGATCTCCTGAACAGGGAAATCAACGCGGCGTTCGCCGACCCCGCCATCAAGGCGCGGCTCGGCGAACTCGGCGCCATTCCGATCACGGGCAACGCCAGGCAATTCGCCGCCATGCTGGCTGCAGAAACCGAGCGTTGGCGCAAGGTCGTGGAGATGTCGGGACAGAAGAAGGAGTGA
- a CDS encoding phospholipase D-like domain-containing protein gives MAKKSRVAKKSRAGKASVVAPKGGVLARAYTSPTLVLLAMDWPDGAKFGDFLGFSILRAPGFHPGEKDGYLVNKISFSAPTEDSAPLPSNLAPFQKFMWWDAGINDADRGKTFTYTITPVRGTGPNDLAAVAEAATTVTVRLPNVEEDGISTWFNRAVVSSQAFKREFPDPEKQIDDVMKWLANGLQTAFPKILAKANEVNGAIYHLTDKEWVMPSLKGFKGKLSLIYEDRKNDQTDAPAIKQLKSASFEGKGRSKTNIMHDKFLVDVKNGRVLMGSANFTPEGLTCQANLLHIFNSQQLAQLYSKRQLLLRGDPTVANTAAGAAWSKPIKIGSATVRLFFSPEPANKRVSIDTVVKAVKAAKSSVAFCMFDPTDPQLIRALLATGDRGKLLYGMLNSISDPSKSKAAKKDNLSDSGEAPRAPSEATTVKVELFNRSRKDKKVLAYSYFRPGDTPAGFLPEFSTVDLSSRSTLPPPKSGKKGGPPAVHIHHKFIIIDADTDQPTIYTGSANLSKNSTNHNDENLLEITGSTALARTYLAEFMRIYEHYRARALWNIAHPAAAKPSKSGSRVSKKKALPPAAAKRIEQTFTLKKTRDAWVKDAYKRGTPAYLERQTLAHE, from the coding sequence ATGGCGAAGAAATCACGCGTTGCGAAGAAATCACGTGCCGGCAAGGCTTCCGTCGTCGCACCCAAAGGGGGGGTTCTTGCGCGCGCCTATACCTCGCCGACGCTTGTACTGCTGGCGATGGATTGGCCCGACGGCGCCAAATTCGGCGATTTTCTGGGCTTTTCCATCTTGCGCGCTCCCGGTTTTCATCCGGGCGAGAAGGACGGCTACCTTGTCAACAAAATCTCGTTCTCGGCCCCAACCGAAGACAGTGCTCCGCTGCCCAGCAATCTCGCGCCGTTCCAAAAATTCATGTGGTGGGACGCCGGCATCAACGATGCCGATCGCGGCAAGACCTTTACCTACACGATAACCCCCGTTCGCGGCACCGGTCCCAACGACCTTGCGGCTGTTGCAGAAGCCGCGACGACCGTCACGGTGCGGCTTCCGAACGTGGAGGAAGATGGAATTTCAACGTGGTTCAATCGGGCCGTCGTGAGCTCGCAAGCCTTTAAGCGCGAATTTCCCGATCCGGAAAAGCAGATCGACGATGTCATGAAATGGCTGGCCAACGGCCTGCAGACTGCTTTCCCCAAAATTCTCGCCAAGGCCAATGAGGTCAATGGCGCGATCTATCATCTGACCGACAAGGAATGGGTGATGCCGTCGTTGAAAGGCTTCAAGGGCAAGCTCTCGCTGATTTACGAGGATCGCAAGAATGACCAGACCGACGCGCCCGCCATCAAGCAATTGAAGTCCGCCAGCTTCGAGGGGAAGGGGCGATCCAAAACCAACATCATGCACGACAAGTTCCTGGTCGATGTCAAGAACGGACGCGTGCTGATGGGCTCGGCCAATTTTACCCCTGAAGGCCTGACCTGCCAGGCGAACCTGCTCCACATTTTCAATTCGCAGCAGCTTGCGCAGCTCTATTCGAAGCGCCAGCTGCTGCTGCGCGGCGATCCGACGGTGGCCAACACGGCGGCCGGGGCGGCGTGGTCGAAGCCGATCAAGATCGGCAGCGCAACCGTCAGGTTATTCTTCTCTCCCGAGCCGGCCAATAAACGGGTCTCGATCGACACGGTCGTCAAGGCAGTCAAGGCCGCCAAAAGCTCCGTGGCGTTTTGTATGTTCGATCCGACCGACCCTCAGCTGATCCGCGCGCTTCTCGCAACGGGAGACCGGGGGAAGCTGCTCTATGGCATGCTGAACAGCATCTCCGACCCCTCTAAATCGAAAGCGGCGAAAAAGGACAATCTTTCGGACTCCGGCGAAGCGCCGCGTGCGCCCTCCGAGGCGACAACCGTGAAAGTGGAGCTGTTCAATCGCTCGCGCAAAGACAAGAAAGTTCTTGCCTATTCCTATTTCCGTCCCGGAGACACGCCTGCGGGCTTTCTTCCGGAGTTCAGCACGGTCGATCTCAGCAGTCGCTCGACGCTGCCGCCGCCAAAGTCCGGTAAAAAGGGCGGACCACCGGCTGTCCATATCCATCACAAGTTCATCATCATCGATGCCGATACGGACCAGCCGACGATCTACACCGGCTCTGCCAATTTGAGCAAAAACTCAACCAATCATAACGACGAGAATTTGCTTGAGATTACCGGCAGCACTGCGCTGGCGCGAACCTATCTCGCGGAATTCATGCGGATTTACGAGCATTACCGGGCACGTGCGCTCTGGAACATCGCGCACCCCGCGGCCGCCAAACCCTCGAAATCCGGATCGCGCGTCTCGAAGAAGAAGGCACTGCCGCCAGCGGCCGCCAAGCGGATCGAGCAGACGTTCACGCTCAAGAAGACCAGGGACGCCTGGGTCAAGGACGCCTATAAGCGGGGAACTCCCGCCTACCTGGAGCGCCAGACCCTCGCGCATGAATAG
- a CDS encoding Hsp20/alpha crystallin family protein has product MSTKNPVNWMLSEAIDSLARAERLHQQFFSLQSRAGMREPSWEPPIDVLETDSEFLILVALPGVDPEEVEAIIDDGTLVISGRRVLPAELRDARIHRLELPQGRFERRIALPPGRYAVSRFATNGCIGLRLSKSV; this is encoded by the coding sequence ATGTCGACGAAGAATCCCGTCAACTGGATGCTGTCCGAGGCGATCGATTCGCTGGCACGCGCCGAACGGTTGCATCAGCAGTTCTTCAGCTTGCAATCGAGAGCCGGCATGCGGGAACCCAGTTGGGAACCTCCGATCGATGTGCTGGAGACCGACAGCGAGTTCCTCATTCTCGTGGCGCTGCCCGGCGTCGATCCTGAAGAGGTCGAAGCCATCATCGATGACGGGACCCTTGTCATCAGCGGACGCCGTGTGCTGCCGGCGGAGTTGCGCGATGCCAGGATTCACCGGCTTGAACTCCCGCAAGGCCGTTTCGAACGCCGCATTGCACTGCCCCCAGGCCGTTATGCCGTCAGCCGCTTCGCAACGAACGGGTGCATCGGGTTGCGCCTGTCAAAATCCGTGTGA
- the lon gene encoding endopeptidase La, which produces MSPVNDEPAAASSHATTPDPESVPIPDDALIIIPVRNVVLFPGIVAPITIARPKSIAAAQQALRAQRPVGILLQRNTEVDDPGPDDLYRVCTVANIVRYIAGQDETHHIICQGVQRARVLDYLPGTPFPAARVLQIPEPTTSSPEIEARFLNLQRQAIEAIQLLPQAPPELVGAFQSVTSPAVLADLATSYMDIKPPEKQEILETIDLSLRMEKVSRYLAERLEVLRLTNEIGQKTRATFDERQREAILREQMATIQRQLGEGDSKTQEVAELNEAIAKAQMPAEAESQARKEVRRYERMPEAAAEAGMVRSYLDWLIELPWALPAEKTIDIPEARRILDEDHFGLQKIKSRIVEYLAVRKLAPHGKAPILCFVGPPGVGKTSLGQSIARAMDRPFVRVSLGGVHDEAEIRGHRRTYIGALPGNIIQAIKKAGSRNCVMMLDEIDKMGRGIQGDPSAAMLEVLDPEQNSTFRDNYLGVPFDLSRVVFIATANLLDTVPGALLDRMEIISLPGYTEDEKLEIAQRYLVRRQLKANGLKPEQAEIDVEALRLIIKGYTREAGVRALEREIGKALRHAAVQIAEGSSNRVVILAKDLTSVLGQPRFESEIAMRTSVPGVATGLAWTPVGGDILFIEATRVPGKGALILTGQLGDVMRESVQAALTLVKSRAAQLGIDPSLFEKSEIHVHVPAGATPKDGPSAGVAMFTALTSLLTNRTVRSDTAMTGEISLRGLVLPVGGIKEKVVAAAAAGLTRVMLPARNRRDFDEIPQGARDKLEFVWLERVDDAIAEAFETSTPAAVAAR; this is translated from the coding sequence ATGTCGCCAGTCAACGACGAACCCGCCGCTGCCTCGTCTCACGCCACCACGCCTGACCCAGAGTCCGTCCCGATCCCGGACGATGCCCTGATCATCATCCCGGTTCGCAATGTCGTGCTGTTTCCGGGTATCGTCGCCCCGATCACCATCGCGCGGCCGAAATCGATCGCCGCCGCGCAACAGGCGCTGCGCGCACAGCGGCCGGTCGGAATTCTGCTGCAGCGAAATACCGAGGTGGACGATCCCGGCCCCGACGATCTGTATCGGGTCTGCACGGTCGCCAATATCGTACGTTACATTGCCGGGCAGGATGAAACCCATCACATCATCTGCCAGGGGGTTCAGCGTGCCCGCGTTCTTGACTACCTGCCCGGCACGCCATTCCCGGCGGCCCGGGTTCTTCAAATTCCGGAACCCACCACGAGTTCGCCGGAGATCGAGGCCCGATTTCTGAACCTGCAACGGCAGGCTATCGAAGCGATTCAATTGCTGCCCCAGGCGCCGCCGGAACTCGTTGGCGCCTTTCAGTCGGTCACGTCTCCGGCTGTTCTCGCCGATCTCGCGACGTCCTACATGGACATCAAACCACCGGAGAAGCAGGAGATTCTGGAGACGATCGACCTCTCGCTCCGAATGGAGAAGGTTTCGCGTTACCTGGCCGAGCGGCTCGAAGTGCTGCGGCTGACCAACGAGATCGGCCAGAAGACCCGAGCCACCTTCGATGAGCGCCAGCGCGAGGCCATCCTTCGCGAGCAAATGGCAACCATCCAGCGCCAATTGGGCGAGGGCGACAGCAAGACCCAGGAGGTGGCGGAGCTGAACGAGGCCATCGCCAAGGCCCAGATGCCGGCTGAGGCGGAAAGCCAGGCGCGCAAGGAAGTGCGTCGCTATGAACGCATGCCGGAAGCCGCCGCCGAGGCAGGCATGGTTCGCAGTTACCTCGACTGGCTGATCGAACTGCCATGGGCGCTGCCCGCGGAGAAGACCATCGATATCCCGGAGGCGCGACGGATTCTCGATGAGGATCATTTTGGTCTGCAGAAGATCAAAAGCCGGATCGTGGAATATCTGGCGGTCAGAAAACTGGCGCCGCACGGCAAGGCGCCGATCCTCTGCTTTGTCGGCCCGCCCGGGGTCGGCAAGACCTCGCTCGGGCAGTCGATCGCCCGGGCGATGGATCGTCCGTTTGTTCGCGTCAGCCTGGGCGGCGTCCATGATGAGGCGGAAATCCGGGGCCACCGGCGGACCTATATCGGCGCGCTGCCCGGCAATATCATTCAGGCGATCAAGAAAGCCGGATCGCGCAATTGCGTCATGATGCTCGATGAGATCGACAAGATGGGGCGCGGCATTCAGGGCGATCCATCGGCGGCCATGCTGGAAGTTCTCGATCCGGAGCAGAACTCGACGTTTCGCGACAACTATCTTGGCGTGCCGTTCGACCTGTCGCGCGTCGTGTTCATAGCGACCGCCAATCTGCTGGATACGGTTCCGGGAGCGTTGCTGGACCGCATGGAGATCATCAGCCTGCCCGGCTACACCGAGGACGAAAAACTCGAGATCGCGCAGCGCTATCTGGTCCGCCGTCAGCTCAAAGCCAACGGCCTGAAGCCGGAACAGGCCGAGATCGACGTCGAGGCGCTGCGGCTCATCATCAAGGGCTATACCCGCGAAGCCGGCGTTCGCGCTCTCGAACGCGAAATCGGCAAGGCCTTGCGTCATGCGGCGGTGCAGATCGCCGAAGGCAGCTCGAACAGGGTTGTTATCCTCGCCAAGGATCTCACTTCCGTTCTCGGCCAACCCCGCTTCGAAAGCGAGATCGCGATGCGGACCAGTGTCCCCGGTGTGGCGACCGGACTGGCATGGACGCCGGTCGGCGGCGATATCCTGTTTATCGAGGCGACCCGCGTTCCCGGAAAAGGCGCGCTGATCCTCACGGGCCAGCTCGGCGACGTCATGCGTGAAAGCGTGCAAGCGGCGCTGACGCTGGTGAAGAGCCGCGCCGCTCAGCTCGGCATCGATCCCTCGCTGTTTGAAAAAAGCGAGATCCACGTCCACGTGCCCGCAGGCGCCACGCCGAAAGACGGTCCGAGCGCCGGCGTCGCGATGTTTACGGCGCTGACCTCCCTGCTCACCAACCGCACCGTCAGAAGCGACACGGCGATGACCGGCGAGATATCGTTGCGGGGTCTGGTGCTGCCCGTCGGCGGCATCAAGGAGAAAGTGGTCGCGGCCGCGGCCGCCGGCCTGACCCGTGTGATGTTGCCGGCGCGAAACCGGCGAGACTTCGATGAAATTCCACAGGGCGCCCGTGACAAACTGGAGTTCGTCTGGCTCGAGCGCGTCGATGATGCCATCGCCGAAGCGTTTGAAACGAGTACGCCTGCAGCCGTAGCTGCCAGGTGA
- a CDS encoding di-heme-cytochrome C peroxidase has protein sequence MNRFELKLIRFVASAFVAVVLLSWTDRAPAQQTAPASPTPQLTFADQGWSTADREAFYTTSQGSRMIPYDWFKALRRLDVDAPFGADQLQRYGYLPNTGSSKNLPVGFVVDERPSPPQLGMTCAACHTGQLEYQKDGTIHQLRLDGAPANADFQLFMTDLLAATRATSRDAARFDTFAKTVLGPKFSAAKAATLKTDFDAWVAQFGEFMDKSLPPTPWGPGRLDAFNMIFNRVAVRGLGLPQNFAIADAPVSYPFLWNVSKQDHTQWTGSVENGLYIHALARNTGEMFGVFGEFSPKRIPAIPVPIILYDHNSADFAGLQTLEEKIVALKPPPWPRDIFPIDDALAARGKPLFETNCGGCHGEHDSKIVLDAWATPVQSVGTDTKVADNAANRTVDSGKLEGSLMPRPIGARLKNPAKATEVLANSVVGSLLDAALKNQSGIRDAIALDLAKAGKSSASPVEKASFVRENLSELFRVPPDAPKGAYEARVLHGIWATAPYLHNGSVPNLWELLTPPNQRKSSFMVGSRLFDPKNVGYATDQSPFKNGNFVADPANANGNGNGGHTAGTNLSEDDRRAIVEYLKTL, from the coding sequence ATGAACCGGTTCGAATTGAAGTTGATTCGATTCGTCGCATCTGCATTCGTGGCGGTTGTACTGCTCTCCTGGACCGATCGCGCGCCGGCGCAGCAGACCGCGCCGGCATCGCCAACTCCCCAACTAACTTTCGCCGATCAGGGATGGTCGACCGCCGACCGCGAGGCCTTCTACACGACGTCGCAAGGCTCGCGCATGATTCCTTATGATTGGTTCAAGGCGTTGCGCCGGCTCGACGTGGACGCGCCGTTCGGCGCCGACCAGTTGCAGCGCTACGGCTACCTTCCTAACACTGGTTCCAGCAAGAACCTGCCGGTCGGCTTTGTCGTCGACGAACGGCCGTCGCCGCCTCAACTCGGCATGACCTGCGCCGCCTGCCACACCGGACAGCTTGAATATCAGAAGGACGGTACGATCCATCAACTGCGCCTCGACGGCGCGCCGGCCAATGCGGATTTTCAACTGTTCATGACGGATCTGCTCGCGGCCACACGCGCGACATCGCGCGACGCCGCGCGGTTCGACACCTTCGCCAAAACGGTGCTGGGTCCGAAGTTTTCCGCCGCCAAAGCGGCCACGCTGAAAACGGACTTCGACGCCTGGGTCGCGCAATTCGGCGAATTCATGGACAAGAGCCTGCCGCCGACGCCGTGGGGGCCGGGGCGGCTGGACGCGTTCAACATGATCTTCAATCGCGTCGCCGTGCGCGGGCTCGGACTGCCGCAGAATTTCGCGATCGCCGATGCGCCGGTGAGCTATCCGTTCCTGTGGAATGTGTCGAAGCAGGATCACACGCAGTGGACCGGCAGTGTCGAAAACGGATTGTACATCCACGCGCTGGCGCGAAATACCGGCGAGATGTTCGGCGTCTTCGGAGAGTTTAGCCCGAAACGAATTCCAGCGATTCCTGTCCCGATCATTCTGTATGATCACAATTCCGCGGATTTTGCCGGCCTGCAGACGCTGGAAGAGAAAATAGTGGCGCTGAAGCCGCCGCCATGGCCGCGCGATATCTTTCCCATCGACGATGCGCTCGCCGCGCGCGGCAAACCGCTGTTCGAGACCAATTGCGGCGGCTGTCACGGCGAGCACGACTCGAAAATCGTGCTGGACGCGTGGGCCACCCCGGTCCAGTCGGTCGGCACCGACACCAAGGTAGCGGACAACGCGGCGAACCGGACAGTCGATTCCGGAAAGCTCGAGGGCTCGCTGATGCCGAGACCGATTGGCGCCCGGTTAAAAAATCCCGCCAAGGCCACCGAAGTCCTCGCCAATTCGGTGGTGGGCAGCCTTCTGGACGCGGCCCTGAAAAACCAGAGCGGAATTCGGGACGCGATCGCCCTGGATTTGGCAAAGGCGGGAAAGAGCTCCGCCTCTCCCGTCGAGAAGGCGAGCTTTGTCAGGGAAAACCTCAGCGAGCTGTTCCGTGTGCCCCCGGACGCCCCGAAGGGCGCTTATGAGGCGCGCGTCTTGCACGGCATCTGGGCGACCGCGCCCTATCTTCACAACGGCTCGGTGCCGAACCTCTGGGAACTGCTGACCCCACCCAACCAACGCAAATCCAGTTTCATGGTGGGAAGCCGGCTGTTCGATCCGAAAAACGTCGGCTATGCGACCGATCAGTCGCCGTTCAAGAACGGTAATTTTGTAGCCGATCCCGCCAATGCCAACGGCAACGGAAACGGCGGGCATACCGCCGGGACAAATCTCAGCGAGGACGACCGCCGGGCGATCGTCGAGTATCTGAAGACGCTCTGA